GAGGAGTGCGCTGAGCTCTTCGTACGAGGGCACGACTTCCCCCTGTCGCCGGCGGCCGGGCGGCGAGCGTAGCCACCGTTGCGCACGGACGGAAGAGAAACCATTCTTTTCTGACGTGATGTCAGAGGATCTCCTCTGACACGACGTGGGAGAAGAAAGAGGGGGAGCATGACCGTCACGCAGCAGCGCCGGGGCCGGAAGATCATGATGACGCCGGGCGAGCTGGACGATTTCCTGACCACGCAGCGCACCTGCCGGGTCGCCACGGTCTCGGCGGGCGGCGCGCCGCACGTGAGCACGCTGTGGTTCGCCTGGGACGGCACCTCGATGTGGCTGTACTCGGTCGTGCGCAGCAAGCGGTGGACCGACCTGCGGCGCGACCCGCGGGTGGCGATCGTGGTCGACACGGGCGAGGAGTACGACGAGCTGCGGGGTGCCGAGCTGTCGGGCACCGTCGAGTTCGTGGGCGAGATCCCGCGCACGGGCGAGCTGCGCGCCGAACTCGACGTGCCGGAGACGCTGTTCGCCCGGAAGAACTTCGGCCTGGAGGAGATGCCGCACGACGGCCGGCACGCCTGGATCCGGCTGACCCCGGAGAAGATCGTCTCCTGGGACTTCCGCAAGCTGGGGGCGCGGTAGGGCCTTCGGACAGTACGCGGCCCTCGTCCGACCGCCCGGGCACGGGCAGCAGACCGCCAAGAGGCGCCGGCGGCCCCCAACCGCCAGGACGCAGACAGCCTCCCGCGCCGGAGCCCCGGGGGGGCGGCCGTCAGTGGTCGGGGCGCCGGCTCGCCCGGGCGGGCTCAGCCGACGTTCTCCCCCGCTGCCCGGAGGGCCTTCACCGCGGCGCGGATCGACGGGCGGCGGTCGGCGTCCGCGCGCCAGACGACGTAGACGTGCCGCCGTACCCGCTGTTTGAGCGGGACGGTCACGACTCCGGCCGGCACGGGATGGCGGCCGAGCAGCGGGGCGACGCACACCCCGAGGCCCGCGGCGACCAGCGCGAGCTGCGTGTGGTTCTCCGCGGCGCGGTGGCCGACGATCGGCTCGACGCCCTTGGAGCGGAGCGTGAACATGAGCCACTCGTGGCAGAACTCGCCCTCGCCCCAGGTGATCCACTCGTCCTCGGCGAACTCCGTGAGGTCCACTTCGTCGCGCCCGGCCAGCCGGTGGTCCACCGGCATGGCGACCTCGGCCGGGTCGTCGAGGATCGACGCCTTGACCAGGCCGTCGGGCAGGGCCATCGGCTTGTTGTACCAGTCGAGCACCACGGCGAGGTCGAGGTCACCGCGTACGACCCCGGCGATGCCGTGCTCCGGTTCCAGCTCGCAGGAGCGCAGCCGGAGCGCGGGGTGCGCCGCGCGCAGGGCGGCCAGCGCGTGCGGGAACAGCCCGCGGGCGGCCGTCGGGAACGCCGACAGTCTCAGCTCGCCGACGACCTGCCCGCGCTGCGCCTCCAGGTCCGACTGGGCCAGTTCGACCTGGGACAGGATGCGCGCGGCGTGCTCGGCGAGCAGCCGCCCGGCGTCGGTGAGCCGCACGCCCCGGCCGTTCTTGGCGAGGAGCTGCTGGCCGACCTCCCGTTCCAGCTTGGACAGCTGCTGCGAGACGGCGGAGGTCGTGATGTGCAGACCCTCGGCGGCGCCGCTGACCGAGCCGTGCCGGGCGAGGGCGTCGAGGGTGCGCAGGCGCTCCAGATTCAACATGTAAGCAATGCTACGCAATACCGAGCGCGAAATCTCGATTGTGCTACGAGGTTCCCCTCCAGCATCGTGACGTCCATGAGCACCGCCACCACCGCCTCCAGGTGGATCACCGCCGCCTCGCCCGACCGCCCCCGGCCCCGCCTCGACTGGCGGCTCCGGTTCGCCGCCCTCTCGCTGATCTGGGGCTTCAGCTTCCTGCTCATCAAGGTGGGCACCGAGGGCTACGCGCCCTTCCAAGTCACCCTCGGCCGCCTGGTGTTCGGCACCGCCGTGCTGGCCGCCGCGATGGCGGTGCGCCGTGAGCGACTGCCGCGCGGGGCGCGCACCTGGGCCCATCTGACGGTCGCCGCGTTCCTGCTCAACGCCCTGCCGTTCTCGCTGTTCGCCTACGCCGAGCTGACCATCCCGTCCACGCTGGCGGGCATCTGCAACGCGACCTCGCCGCTGTGGGGCATGGCGCTGTCCCTGGTCGCCCTGTCGGAGGACCGTCCGACCCGGGTGCGGGTCGCCGGGCTCGGACTGGGCTTCCTCGGAGTGCTCACGGTGCTGGGCGCCTGGCAGGGCTTCCACGGCCTGGACGCCACGGGCACGGCACTGGCCCTGCTCGCCTCCCTCAGCTACCCGATCGGCTGGATCTACGTCCGCCGCACTCTGGCCGGCACCGGCCGTTCGCACCTGTCGATGACCGGCGCGCAACTGCTGCTCGCCACGGTCCAACTGGCCGTCGTCACCCCGCTGTTCACGACGCTGCCCACCCGCGTGTCCGTCGTGCCGCTGCTGGCGATCGCCGCCCTGGGCGCCCTGGGCACGGGCCTCGCCGTGCTGCTCCAGTACGGCCTGGTCGCCGAAGTCGGCCCGACGACCGCGCAGATGGTCACGTACTTCATCCCCGTCATCGCCACGGCCGCGGGCGTCGCACTCCTCGGCGAGTCGCTCACCTGGTCGACACCGGTCGGCGCGGCGATCGTGCTGACGGGGGCGGCGCTCACGCAGGCGCGGCCGAAGCCCCGGCGGACGCCTCAGCCGTAACTCCGCGCCGGGGCCGGGCCGAGGGCCGAGGCGATCGCCTCGGCCAGCGCCTCGGTCTCGCCCTCGGTGAGCGTCGAGACGGTGACGCGGATGCCGGGCGGCGCGCTCACGCGGAAGCGGGCGCCGGGGGCGACGGCCCACCCGGCGTGCAGCAGCCGGGCGACGGCACCGGTCTCGTCCGGCACGGGCACCCAGACGTTCATGCCGCTGCGCCCGTACGCCGCCACACCGCGCCGGCCGAGCGCGGCGATCAGCGCGCCCCGGCGCCGCCCGTACGCCGCCGCCACCTCGGCCGTGTCGACCGCGCCGTCGGCCCACAGCCGCACTAGGGCCCGCTGCGTCAGCAGGCTCACCCAGCCGGGCCCGAGCCGCTGCCGGCCGCGGACCCGGTCGACGGTGATCGCGTCGCCCGTGAGCAGGGCGAGGCGCAGATCGGGCCCGTAGGCCTTGGCGGCCGACCGGACGAAGGCCCAGTGCCGGGTCGCCCCGGCCAGCGGGTGGAGCGGCACGTCGACGATGCCGTGGCCGTGGTCGTCCTCGATCAGCAGGGTCTCCGGGTGCTCCCGGAGCACGGACCGCAGGGCACGCGCGCGGGCGGCGCTCACCGCGGCGCCGGTGGGGTTCTGCGCCCGGTCGGTCACGATCAGGGCACGCGCCCCGGCCCCCAGCGCCCGGCGCACGTCCTCGGCGGACGGGCCCTCGTCGTCGACGCCGACGGGGGCGGTCCGCAGTCCGAGCGCGGCCACGAGGTCCAGGGTGGAACCCCAGCCGGGGTCCTCCACGGCGACGGTGTCGCCGGGCTTGAGATGGGCCGCCAGCACCCGCTCGACGCCGTCGAGCGCCCCGGAGACCACGGCGAGCGGCCCGTCCGGCACCCCGTCGGCGTCGAGGCCGGCGCGGGCGGTCCGGGCCAGTTCCGGCTCCACGGGGGTGTCCCCGTACATCACGGGCGCCCGGTCGCCCTCGGCGGCGGCCGCCGCGAACGCGCCCGCGAGCGGCGGCAGCAGCGCCGGGTCCGGATTGCCGGTCGCCACGTCCCGCACGCCCTCGGGGACGTCCACCCGGATGTGGTCCCGCCCGGTCGTGGCCGGCGCCGGCCGTACCCGGCTGCCGCGCCGGCCCGCGGTCTCGATGACCCCGCGCTCGCGCAGGGTCCGGTACGCGGCCGCGACCGTGTTCGGGTTCACTCCCAGCCGCTCCGCCAACTCCCGCATGGGCGGCAGCAGCTGACCCGGGCGCAGCTCACCGGCACCCACCGCCCGCTCGACGCTCGCGGAAATGTCCGCAGCACGGCGCCCACTGATCGGATACTCTCCTAGCACAAAGCAGATTATGCACTAGTGCAATGGAGATCGCCATGCAGGGGAGCACGCGGACGCCGTCGCAGCCCGCCGCCTACACACCGACCGACCGCACCGTCCCCACGCGCTCGCCGGGCCGGGCCTCGTACGACAGGGAGCTGGTGCACGCGATACTCGACGAGGCCTACGTCTGCCACCTCGGCTTCGTCCGCGACGGCGCGCCGGTGGTGCTGCCCACGCTGTACGCCCGGGTCGGCGAGCGGCTCTACGTGCACGGCTCGACGGGCTCGCGCCCGCTGCGGGCGGCCGGCCAGGCCGACCCGGGCCTGCCGGTCTGCCTGACCGTCACGCACGTCGACGGTCTGGTCCTGGCCCGGTCGGCCTTCCACCACTCGATCAACTACCGCTCGGTGGTGGTGCACGGGGTCGCCCGTGACGTCACGGACCCCGAGGAGAAGCGGCGGGCCCTGGACGCGCTGGTCGACCACGTCGTACCGGGCCGCGCCGCCGACTCCCGGCCGGCCAACAAGAAGGAGCTGGCCGCCACGGCCGTGATCCGCCTGGACCTGGACGAGGTCTCCGCCAAGCTCCGCACCGGCGGCGTGAACGACGAGCCCGAGGACCTCGCCCTCCCCCACTGGGCAGGAGTCGTCCCGGTCCGGAAGACCTACGGCACCCCGATCCCCGACCCCGCCCTGGCCGAGGACACGGCACTTCCCGACTACCTCCGGGGCAGCTAGGCCATAGGGGCTACCTGCCCCGGAGGTAGCCCCTAGGGGCGCGGGGAACTGCGCGACCAGCCGGTGACGGCCTGCGGACGCCGCCGGACGAGCACCACCCGCCCGCCGGGCGTCCGCGCCTCCCCTACGGCGAGTCCCGCCACCGATCCCAGCAACAACAAGGTTCCGGCGACCGTCGCCACCGTCAGCCGCTCGCCGAGCAGCACAACGGCCAGCACCGCCGCACTCACCGGTTCCAGCAGCATGATCACCGAGACGGTGGCGGACCGTACGACGGCCGCGCCCGCGAAGTAGAGGCCGTAGGCGAGGGCCGTGGGCACGGCGGCGACGTACGCCAGCAGGACCAGCAGCCGCACGGGCTCGACGGTGTGCGGCACCAGCCCCTCCGCCAGCGCGAGCGGCAGCAGGCACAGGCTCGTGACGGCGAACGCCTCGACGGTCGTGCGGGAGGCGTCGGCCGTACCGTCGCGCCCCCAGCGCCGGGTGAGCAGCGTCATCACGCTGTACCCGGCCGCGGACAGCAGCGCCAGCAGCACGCCCCCGGGGCGTACCGTCGTTCCCCCGCCGCCGAGGACGAGGACCGCGAGGCCGGCGAGGGCGCCCACGACCGCGGCCACGCCGCCCCGGCCCAGGCGTTCGGCCAGCGTCAGTCGCGCGCCGAGCGCGATGAGCACGGGCCCGGCGCCCAGCGTGACGACGGTGGCCACGGCGAGTCCGGTGGCGGAGACGGCCGCGAAGTAGGCCGTCTGGAAGACGGCGAGGCCGATCCCGGTGACGCCGGCCCGCAGCGCCCTGCGGCGCAGCGGCTCGCGGACGGGACTGCCGGCGCGTGGCCGGAGCAGGCGCACGGCGAGCAGCAGGACCAGGCCGGCGGCGCAGCGCCAGAAGGAGAGGGCGATCGGCCCCATGTCACTGGCCCGGTAGACCAGGGAGGCCGCCGCGCCCGCGGTGCCCCAGGCGGCACCGGCGACGATCAGATAGAGGAGGCCTCGCCCGAGGGGCAGGCCGGAGGCAGTGTTCGACACGTGTTCTCTCCGCAGACGCGCACGGCGAACCGCGCCCGAGGGGCGTTCGCGGGTGCGCGGAAGTTCGGGAAGGGCCCCGGATCAGTCGGGATCGGCGGGGTCCACGGACTTCGTCTGCGGGCAGCACCGTTCGGCCCGGCGGCGAAAGCGCCGGGCGCGGTTTCCGGAGGGCCCGCCTCAGGCGGCCGGAGGCGGAAGAACGAGCGTGTTCGAAGGCATGATCGGCACCCTATGCGGTCGTCCCGGGGGTCGACAATTCCCTTTCCGGGCCGCCGCCGGCCACCGGCCGGTCCGAGCCCTTCGCGGGCGTCGAGGACTGCGCGATGAACGCGCCCAGCAGCACGATCACGCCCCCGGCGATCTGCGGCGCCGACAGGTGCTCGCCGAGCAGCACCCAGGCCAGGACGGTGGCGATGACCGCTTCGAGGCAGGCCACCACCCCGGCGACCTGCGGGGAGAGCCGGCGCACGGCGAGCACGCCGGTGATGTACGCGACGACCGTGGCGACGAGGACGATCCACCCCAGCAGGACGACGGCGGCGACGGGTGTGCCGTCCAGGTGCGCGGTGCCCGTGAGCACCGACCAGTCCATGTTCCAGGGCCGGGCGACGACGGTCAGCACGGCCGCGCCGACGAGCAGGCCGTAGGCGATGACGCCGAGCGGGTCGGGCGCCTCCTGGCCGGCGTCGCTGCCCTGGTCGGAGAGGACGAAGTAGCCGACCTGGCAGCAGGCCGCGCCGAGCGCGAGCAGCAGGCCCAGGGCGTCGAAGCCGAGGCCCGACCACACCTCGACGACACACGCGAGTCCGCCGACGGCGAGGACGACGCCGACGGCCGCCGCGCGGGTCACGGGCCGCCGCTGCACGAACCGCACCCAGCCGAGCACGAGGGCGGGTGCCAGGTACTCGATGAGCAGGGCCACGCCGACCGGGATACGGGAGAGCGCGGCGAAGTAGCAGGCCTGGACACCGGCGACGGCCAGCAGGCCGAAGCCGGCGAGCAGTCCGGGGCGGCGGCGCAGCAGCGCGCGGTGGCGGACGGCGAGCGGCAGCATCACCACGGCCGCCCCGGCCACCCGCAGCCACACCACGTGCAGCGGGTCCAGGCCGGCCTCGATCAGTGGTTTGGCGGCCACCCCGGAGCCGCCGAAGGCGACCGCGGACAGGATCGCGAGGCCGAGCCCCACGCCCTTGCCGCGCCTGCTCGGACTGCTGTCAGACGTACGCACCGGCACATGATGACAGGCCCTGAC
This genomic stretch from Streptomyces sp. Go-475 harbors:
- a CDS encoding pyridoxamine 5'-phosphate oxidase family protein, yielding MTVTQQRRGRKIMMTPGELDDFLTTQRTCRVATVSAGGAPHVSTLWFAWDGTSMWLYSVVRSKRWTDLRRDPRVAIVVDTGEEYDELRGAELSGTVEFVGEIPRTGELRAELDVPETLFARKNFGLEEMPHDGRHAWIRLTPEKIVSWDFRKLGAR
- a CDS encoding LysR family transcriptional regulator gives rise to the protein MLNLERLRTLDALARHGSVSGAAEGLHITTSAVSQQLSKLEREVGQQLLAKNGRGVRLTDAGRLLAEHAARILSQVELAQSDLEAQRGQVVGELRLSAFPTAARGLFPHALAALRAAHPALRLRSCELEPEHGIAGVVRGDLDLAVVLDWYNKPMALPDGLVKASILDDPAEVAMPVDHRLAGRDEVDLTEFAEDEWITWGEGEFCHEWLMFTLRSKGVEPIVGHRAAENHTQLALVAAGLGVCVAPLLGRHPVPAGVVTVPLKQRVRRHVYVVWRADADRRPSIRAAVKALRAAGENVG
- a CDS encoding DMT family transporter yields the protein MSTATTASRWITAASPDRPRPRLDWRLRFAALSLIWGFSFLLIKVGTEGYAPFQVTLGRLVFGTAVLAAAMAVRRERLPRGARTWAHLTVAAFLLNALPFSLFAYAELTIPSTLAGICNATSPLWGMALSLVALSEDRPTRVRVAGLGLGFLGVLTVLGAWQGFHGLDATGTALALLASLSYPIGWIYVRRTLAGTGRSHLSMTGAQLLLATVQLAVVTPLFTTLPTRVSVVPLLAIAALGALGTGLAVLLQYGLVAEVGPTTAQMVTYFIPVIATAAGVALLGESLTWSTPVGAAIVLTGAALTQARPKPRRTPQP
- a CDS encoding aminotransferase class I/II-fold pyridoxal phosphate-dependent enzyme, which produces MLGEYPISGRRAADISASVERAVGAGELRPGQLLPPMRELAERLGVNPNTVAAAYRTLRERGVIETAGRRGSRVRPAPATTGRDHIRVDVPEGVRDVATGNPDPALLPPLAGAFAAAAAEGDRAPVMYGDTPVEPELARTARAGLDADGVPDGPLAVVSGALDGVERVLAAHLKPGDTVAVEDPGWGSTLDLVAALGLRTAPVGVDDEGPSAEDVRRALGAGARALIVTDRAQNPTGAAVSAARARALRSVLREHPETLLIEDDHGHGIVDVPLHPLAGATRHWAFVRSAAKAYGPDLRLALLTGDAITVDRVRGRQRLGPGWVSLLTQRALVRLWADGAVDTAEVAAAYGRRRGALIAALGRRGVAAYGRSGMNVWVPVPDETGAVARLLHAGWAVAPGARFRVSAPPGIRVTVSTLTEGETEALAEAIASALGPAPARSYG
- a CDS encoding pyridoxamine 5'-phosphate oxidase family protein, coding for MQGSTRTPSQPAAYTPTDRTVPTRSPGRASYDRELVHAILDEAYVCHLGFVRDGAPVVLPTLYARVGERLYVHGSTGSRPLRAAGQADPGLPVCLTVTHVDGLVLARSAFHHSINYRSVVVHGVARDVTDPEEKRRALDALVDHVVPGRAADSRPANKKELAATAVIRLDLDEVSAKLRTGGVNDEPEDLALPHWAGVVPVRKTYGTPIPDPALAEDTALPDYLRGS
- a CDS encoding EamA family transporter, which encodes MSNTASGLPLGRGLLYLIVAGAAWGTAGAAASLVYRASDMGPIALSFWRCAAGLVLLLAVRLLRPRAGSPVREPLRRRALRAGVTGIGLAVFQTAYFAAVSATGLAVATVVTLGAGPVLIALGARLTLAERLGRGGVAAVVGALAGLAVLVLGGGGTTVRPGGVLLALLSAAGYSVMTLLTRRWGRDGTADASRTTVEAFAVTSLCLLPLALAEGLVPHTVEPVRLLVLLAYVAAVPTALAYGLYFAGAAVVRSATVSVIMLLEPVSAAVLAVVLLGERLTVATVAGTLLLLGSVAGLAVGEARTPGGRVVLVRRRPQAVTGWSRSSPRP
- a CDS encoding EamA family transporter, translated to MPVRTSDSSPSRRGKGVGLGLAILSAVAFGGSGVAAKPLIEAGLDPLHVVWLRVAGAAVVMLPLAVRHRALLRRRPGLLAGFGLLAVAGVQACYFAALSRIPVGVALLIEYLAPALVLGWVRFVQRRPVTRAAAVGVVLAVGGLACVVEVWSGLGFDALGLLLALGAACCQVGYFVLSDQGSDAGQEAPDPLGVIAYGLLVGAAVLTVVARPWNMDWSVLTGTAHLDGTPVAAVVLLGWIVLVATVVAYITGVLAVRRLSPQVAGVVACLEAVIATVLAWVLLGEHLSAPQIAGGVIVLLGAFIAQSSTPAKGSDRPVAGGGPERELSTPGTTA